CTTCGCCCCATGGGCTTTGAGAAGAGCGACGATGTCTTTGTGACCTTTCTCAAAAGCTAATTCCATGGGTGTTTCACCAGATTTGGTTTTAGCATTAACCTTTGCACCTTTATGAATTAACAACTCACAGGTATCCTTTTGGCCTGCTAATGCTGCAATATGTAACGGCGACAGCTCTTTCACTCCAATGGCATTTATTTTTGCGCCTTTACTTATTAATAGTTCACAGCAATTCTTGTGTCCGAGCATAGCTGCGTAATGCAAGGGGGTGAAATTATCATGATCTTTCGCATTCACATTTGCCCCTTTACGTATCAAAAGCTCACAGACATCTTTTTGGCCAGTACCTGCTGCATATTGCAACGGAGTATTGCCTTCTTTGTCTTTGGCATTAACTATTGCCCCTTTGTTAATCAGAAGCTCACAGACATCCTTATGGCCAAGTGTTGCAGCCTCATGCAAAATGGACCATCCATTCATAATCTTTGCGTTAACATTTGCTCCATTGTCTATCAAGAGCTCACAGATATCCACATGGCCTGAACCTGCAGAAAGCATCAAAGGAGTGTTACCCAACTTATTGATGGCATTTACATCTGCCCCTTTGCGTATTAATAACTCACAGTGCTCTATATCACCTTTTTGGGCTGCAAGATGCAATGGAGGATTCCCGTCTTTA
The window above is part of the bacterium genome. Proteins encoded here:
- a CDS encoding ankyrin repeat domain-containing protein, coding for MRKVYIRIALPLIFVCLNFNAFAGIWTGQRSTNAPQHQMLASQDQTSAPNSPIDDAVDVNARDKDGNPPLHLAAQKGDIEHCELLIRKGADVNAINKLGNTPLMLSAGSGHVDICELLIDNGANVNAKIMNGWSILHEAATLGHKDVCELLINKGAIVNAKDKEGNTPLQYAAGTGQKDVCELLIRKGANVNAKDHDNFTPLHYAAMLGHKNCCELLISKGAKINAIGVKELSPLHIAALAGQKDTCELLIHKGAKVNAKTKSGETPMELAFEKGHKDIVALLKAHGAK